In a genomic window of Hyla sarda isolate aHylSar1 unplaced genomic scaffold, aHylSar1.hap1 scaffold_38, whole genome shotgun sequence:
- the LOC130332640 gene encoding histone H3 yields the protein MARTKQTARKSTGGKAPRKQLATKAARKSAPATGGVKKPHRYRPGTVALREIRRYQKSTELLIRKLPFQRLVREIAQDFKTDLRFQSSAVMALQEASEAYLVGLFEDTNLCAIHAKRVTIMPKDIQLARRIRGERA from the coding sequence ATGGCCAGGACCAAGCAGACCGCTCGTAAATCCACCGGAGGGAAAGCTCCCCGCAAGCAGCTGGCTACCAAGGCCGCCAGGAAGAGCGCTCCCGCCACTGGCGGGGTGAAGAAGCCTCACCGCTACCGTCCAGGTACAGTGGCTCTCCGTGAGATCCGCCGCTACCAGAAGTCCACTGAGCTGCTGATCCGGAAGCTCCCCTTCCAGCGCCTGGTGAGGGAGATCGCCCAGGACTTCAAGACCGATCTTCGCTTCCAGAGCTCGGCGGTCATGGCCCTGCAGGAGGCCAGCGAGGCTTATCTGGTGGGACTCTTTGAGGACACCAATCTGTGCGCCATCCATGCCAAGAGGGTCACCATCATGCCCAAAGACATCCAGCTGGCCCGCAGGATCCGTGGGGAGCGAGCTTAG
- the LOC130332638 gene encoding histone H2B 1.1 — MPDPAKSAPAPKKGSKKAVTKTQKKDGKKRRKTRKESYAIYVYKVLKQVHPDTGISSKAMGIMNSFVNDIFERIAGEASRLAHYNKRSTITSREIQTAVRLLLPGELAKHAVSEGTKAVTKYTSAK; from the coding sequence ATGCCTGATCCCGCCAAGTCTGCTCCAGCGCCCAAGAAAGGCTccaagaaagccgtgaccaagacTCAGAAGAAGGACGGCAAGAAGcggaggaagaccaggaaggaaaGCTATGCCATCTACGTGTACAAGGTGCTCAAGCAGGTCCACCCTGACACCGGCATCTCCTCCAAGGCCATGGGCATCATGAACTCCTTTGTGAATGATATCTTCGAGCGCATCGCAGGGGAAGCCTCCCGCCTGGCTCACTACAACAAGCGCTCCACCATCACCTCCCGGGAGATCCAGACCGCCGTGCGCCTGCTGCTGCCTGGAGAGCTGGCCAAGCACGCCGTGTCCGAGGGCACCAAGGCCGTCACCAAGTACACCAGCGCCAAGTAA
- the LOC130332637 gene encoding histone H2A type 1, with protein sequence MSGRGKQGGKVRAKAKTRSSRAGLQFPVGRVHRLLRKGNYAERVGAGAPVYLAAVLEYLTAEILELAGNAARDNKKTRIIPRHLQLAVRNDEELNKLLGGVTIAQGGVLPNIQAVLLPKKTESSKAAKSK encoded by the coding sequence ATGTCTGGACGCGGCAAACAAGGAGGGAAGGTTCGGGCTAAGGCAAAGACCCGCTCATCCCGGGCAGGACTCCAGTTCCCCGTCGGTCGTGTGCACAGGCTTCTCCGCAAAGGGAACTATGCCGAGAGGGTGGGCGCCGGTGCTCCCGTGTACCTGGCCGCTGTGCTGGAGTATTTAACCGCTGAGATCCTGGAATTGGCCGGTAATGCCGCCCGGGACAACAAGAAGACCCGCAtcatcccccgtcacctgcagctggccgtgcgcaatgacgaggagcTGAACAAGCTGCTGGGAGGGGTGACCATCGCCCAGGGAGGCGTCCTGCCCAACATCCAGGCCGTGCTGCTGCCCAAAAAGACCGAGAGCAGCAAAGCGGCAAAGAGCAAGTGA